One window of Chloroflexota bacterium genomic DNA carries:
- a CDS encoding inositol monophosphatase produces MIRLPLSRSGRTALEVASQAADEAGSLLIEHMHGERQLSYKEGRANIVTEVDVLVEKKIIGLLQNEFPEHNILSEESPAVKNDSHYTWVVDPLDGTNNYAYGIPVFTVAIALMSQEEVLLGLTYDPVRRELFVAQKGSGASLNGRPISVSRRDSMERAFIGYDLGYDREAGAQMLDTIRAIWPRMAGLRILGSAVLGLAYVACGRFDLYLHRYLYPWDMASGILLVREAGGEITDWAGKPVSAFDRQIIAGNKALHGQMLALTSREAQLGLERP; encoded by the coding sequence TTGATCCGTTTACCACTATCGCGCAGCGGTAGGACTGCGCTGGAGGTAGCCTCGCAGGCAGCAGATGAGGCTGGAAGCCTTCTGATAGAACATATGCACGGTGAGAGGCAGCTAAGCTACAAGGAGGGAAGGGCCAACATCGTCACCGAGGTGGATGTGCTGGTGGAAAAGAAAATCATTGGCCTGCTCCAGAACGAATTCCCCGAACATAACATCCTCTCCGAGGAATCGCCAGCGGTGAAAAATGATTCACATTATACCTGGGTGGTAGACCCTCTAGATGGCACCAACAACTACGCCTACGGCATTCCTGTCTTCACGGTAGCCATCGCCCTGATGAGCCAGGAGGAAGTTCTGCTGGGCCTGACCTACGACCCTGTGAGGAGAGAGCTTTTCGTGGCACAGAAGGGGAGCGGCGCTTCCCTCAACGGGCGGCCCATCTCGGTCTCCCGGCGGGACTCCATGGAACGGGCTTTCATTGGCTATGATCTGGGTTACGACCGGGAAGCGGGAGCACAAATGCTGGATACTATCAGGGCTATCTGGCCGCGTATGGCGGGGCTGAGAATCCTGGGATCGGCCGTGTTGGGACTGGCCTATGTCGCCTGCGGCAGGTTCGACCTCTACCTTCACCGTTACCTCTATCCCTGGGATATGGCCAGCGGTATCCTGCTGGTGAGGGAGGCGGGTGGGGAAATCACCGACTGGGCTGGCAAACCAGTGAGCGCCTTCGATCGGCAGATTATTGCCGGTAACAAAGCGCTCCACGGGCAGATGCTGGCGCTAACAAGCAGGGAAGCCCAATTGGGCCTGGAGCGTCCCTGA